The DNA region TTGGGCCACGCGCCGTCGCGGTCGTCGCGCCAGAGGCCGCCCTTGGTGGCGACGAACACGTCGTCGGAGGGTGCGAGCGCCTCGCCGATCAGCCGCTCGGAGACCGCCGGGCCGTAGGAATCGGCGGTGTCGATGAAGTCGACACCGAGCTCGGTCGCGCGCTGGAGGACCTCGCGTGCCTCCGCCTCGTCGTCGGGCGGGCCGATGATCCCCTCGCCGGTGAGGCGCATCGCACCGAACCCGAGCCGGTGGACCGTGTCCTCTCCGCCGATGTCGAACGTGTCGCTCCGGTTTTCGGTTGCCATCGTCGCCACCGACGGCCGAGCGACAGTAGCCTCTTTCGGCCCCGGCAGCCGATCGGGCGTTTTTCGGACTCGACAGCGGCGAGAACCACCGAGATACGGATCTCGACGCCGACAGTCAGCCGGACGTGGCGAGTTTCTCCGCCTGCCGTTGTGCCAACTCGACGAGTTCGGTCAACCGAACATCGCGGGACGGCAGACTGGTCGAACTTCCGCCCGCCTGCTCCGTGAGCGGCATACAACTCATCCGGAACACGTGATCGACCGCGACCACCTCGATATCGGTTCTCGCGTCGTCCGACGACCACCACGCGAACGCCGTCTCGCCGACCGCGGGGCTGGCCGTCTCGACGCCCTCCTGCGTGCGATACCGCTCGGGGAGGTTGCCGAGCGAACACGTCCCGCCGAGCGCGTCGAGCGTCCGGCCCTCGCACCGCCAGAGCCGCGTCCGGAGGGTTCGCGTGTATTCCCGTGTGCCCCGATAGAGCGCCGTTATCGTGCCGTTCGTCCGCACCCGCGGCGCGGAGCCGTCGACGTACCCCCAGCCCGTGCCGAGCGCCGGCGCGAGCAACAGCCTGTTCGCGGGCGGCTCCGGCGTCGGGACTGGTGTCGCCGTTTGCGTGGTCGTCGGTCGAGTCGTCGATGCGGTGGTCGTCCGACCGGTCGTCGGTTCGTCGGTGGTCCGCGTGGACATCGGTTCCGTCGTGGTGCGCTCGATCGGTGACTCGCTCGTCGCGCTTCCTCCCGGCCCTCGGGCCGTCGCTTCCGTGGCTGGTTCTTCCGACGCGTTCGACGAACAGCCGGCGATGCCGACGACGCCGGCCACCGCGCTCAGCGCGCGAAGGTAGTCCCGTCGCTGCATCACTTCGACGGGTTTCGGTGGAGCGCGTGCCGACAACGGTCCGATCCAGTTCGGTTCATCGAGTGTGATCTCCGTTCGTTTCCTGCGGTTGTCAGGGTGGCGGTTCGACGCGGGAACCGTTCAGAACCCGCGCCGGTACTGCACCGGCGGCTCGGCTCCCTCGGGCCGATCGAGCGTCTCCGCGGCGTGGAGCGAGAAGTACGGATCGTGGAGGTGTTCGCGTGCGAGGATCGCGAGGTCGGCCCGTCCGTTGCGCACGATCGCGTCGGCCTGCTCTGGACTCTCGATCCCCCCGACCGCCCCGACCGCGACCCCCGACTCGCTCTCCTCGCGGATCCGCTCGGCGTACGGCACCTGATACCCCGGTCCGGTCGCCGGGAGCTCCTGGTCGGGGTGGAGCCCGCCCGCACTCACGTCGATCAGGTCCACGCCCAGGTTCGCGAGATCGTCGGCGAGTTGTACTGACTGTTCGACCGTCCACGACTCCCGGTCGGGCAGCCAGTCGGTCGCCGAGAACCGGACGAAAACTGGCTTTTCGTCGGGCCAGACCTCCCGGACGGCGGCGGTCGCCTCCCGAACGATGCGTGTCCGGTCCTCGAACGATCCGCCGTAGTCGTCCTCGCGGTGGTTGGTGACGGGCGAGAGGAACTCGTGGAGGAGGTAGCCGTGGGCGGCGTGAACCTCCGCGATCGCGAACCCGGCGTCGCGGGCGCGCTCGGCCGCTGCCCCGAAGGAATCGATCACGTCCTCGATGTCCGCCTGGCTCATCTCGGCCGTCGCCGTCGCACCGTCGTCGTAGGGCCACGGTGCGGCGCTCGGCGCGACCGTCTCCCAGCCGCCGTCGTCGGGCTGGAGCGGTTCGCTGCCGTCCCACGGCCTACTCTTCGAGGCCTTCCGGCCGGCGTGGGCGAGCTGGATCGCGGGCACCGATCCCTGCTCCTCGATGAACGATGCCACCGGCGCGAGCGCCGCTCCGTGTTCGTCGCTCCAGATCCCGAGGTCCTCGGGCGAGATTCGGCCACGCGCCTCGACCGCGGTCGCCTCGGTCATCACGATCCCGGCCCCGCCGACCGCACGGCTGCCGAGATGGACGAGATGCCAGTCGGTCGCGAGACCGTCGCGATCCTCACACGAATACTGACACATCGGCGAGACCATCACCCGGTTCGGGACGCTGGTCTCGCGCAGTTCGAGCGGCGCAAACAGATCCTCCGACATCGGCAGGAGTAGCCGTCCGTCGGGGAAGTCGGTGGCGAAAGCGGGCAAAAACCGGGCCGCCCCGGAGTACCGGCAATCCGGGTCTCGGCGGTCGGCGCTCGCCCGACCGCCGAGCTACGCGTCGAACGCAGCCCGGAGACCGTCGGCGACCGTCTCGATCCCGTCCTGTGCCCGATCGACGACGTCGAGCATGCTCACGAACGCGTGGATCATCCCCGGGAAGTGCTCGTGGTCGACCGCGACGCCCGCTCCTTCGAGCCGCTCGGCGTAGGCGATCCCCTCGTCGCGGAGCGGATCGAACCCCGCGGTGATCACGGTCGCGGGCGGCAGCCCGGAGAGATCGCGCGCCAACAGCGGCGCGGCGTACTCGTTGCGTGCGTCGAGGTCGTCCTGGATGTAGCGTTCGTCGTACCACTTCATGCTCTCGCGTTCGAGGAGATACCCCTCGCCGTTCTCCTCGTAGGAGTCGAACTCCTCACCCACGACGGAGTTCACCGCCGGATAGATCAGCGACTGGTGACACAGGTCGGGACCGCCGCGGTCGCGCGCGAGCAGCGTGACCGCGGCCGCGAGGTTCCCGCCCGCGCTGTCGCCGCCGACCGCCAGCCTCTCGGGGTCGCCGCCGAGATCCGGTGCGTAGTCGGCGGCCCACTCGACGGCCGCGTAGCAGTCCTCGACCGCCGCCGGGAACGGGTGCTCGGGCGCACGGCGGTAGTCGACCGAGAGCACGAGACAGCTCGCCGCGTTCGTCACCGCACGACAGAACGGGTCGTGGGTGTCGAGATCGCCGACCACCCACCCGCCGCCGTGGAACGTGACGAACACCCCTGGAGCGTCGTCCGAACGGTCATCGGGCGCGTAGACGCGGACCGGGATCGGGCGTTCTGGCCCCGGAATCGTGAGGTCCTGCACGTCGCCGACGGACTGGGGGTCGAGCATCGAGAACAGCTCGTCGTGCTGTTCGCGCGCGGTTCCGACCGACAGGCCGTGGGTCGGCGGCGTGCGCTGCTGGTCGAGCAGATCGAGCACCTGTCGCACCTGGGGATCGAGTTCCGCCATCGTCGTCCGTACCGATGACGGCTCGTGGTTTAGTCTTCGGCCCGATCCGAATTACTGTCGAGAATTACCAAACCTTTTCCTATGTCCGTTGGGAATCGCCGACGATGAGTTCCGTGAGCGCGCTGGCCCAGCGACTCGGGGTGGTTGCAGGGTTCGAGGACCCCCAAGTCGGTCTCGAACAGTACCCCACGCCGCCGGATCTCGCAGCCCACTTGATCCACGTCGCGGACCTGCAGGGCGACGTCGAGGGCCGGCGTGTGGTCGATCTCGGCACCGGCACCGGGATGCTCGCGCTCGGCGCGGCGCTCCGCGGGCCGGAATCAGTAGTGGGAGTCGACATCGACCCGGATCCGCTCCGGACCGCACGGGAAAACGAACGCCGGGTCGGCACCACCGCCGACGTCTCGTGGGTCAGGGCCGACGCCACCGACGCGCCGCTCCGCTCGCGGGCCGAATCGAGTGCGGGGACTGACGACGGTTCCGCCCAGGACGACGAAACGCCCACGACGGTCGTGATGAACCCGCCGTTCGGCGCGCAGAACGCGAACGAACACGCCGATCGGGCGTTCCTCGCCACGGCCGCGCGAGTGGCCACGGTCTCCTACTCGGTTCACAACGCCAATAGTTCAGGATTCGTCGAGGCGTTCGCCGACGACAACGCGGGCAAGGTGACCCGCGCCTACGGCGCGGAACTCGATCTCCCCCGACAGTTCGAGTTCCACGACGCCGATTCTCGCACTGTGGACGCCGAGGTCTTCCGGATCGCGTGGGATTAGCGCGCGGCGAGCACATCGGCGACTCTCGATTCGTGGTCGGCGTGCCAGGTCTCGATCCCGGCGGGACGCCGATACTCGACGGCGAGCGCCTCGTGGGATGGATCGATCTCGCCACCGACGGCACGACAGCGATAGAGGAGATTGACCTGACCGTGGAACCCGTACTCGCCCGATCGCCGGTTGTAGACGTCGACGAGTTCGATCGGTTCGACGTCGAGGCCGGTTTCCTCCTTGGTCTCCCGGATCGCCGCTGCCGGCGGCGCTTCACCGGGCTCGACCCAGCCGCCGGGCAGTGCCCACGTCTCGTCGTCGGCGCGCCGGAGCAGGAGTACTTCGTCGCCATCGAACACGGCTACTTCCGCACCGACCTTCGTCGTGACGTGGCCGACCTCTTCGGCGAACCGTTCGCGCACTTCCGCCGGCGGGAGGTCGACGGCCTCGCCGGTGTACTCGCTCACGAGAGCGAGCACGCGCTCCCAGCGTTCCTCCTCCCACGGGTCGTCGGCGTATTCGAGCCCGTTGCTCGCGTGCACTCGGAGTTCGTCGAGCAGCGGTTCGATTTTCATGAGTTCTGCCTGCGTGGCGTCGCGCAAAAGCGTTCGCCCCGATGTCCGAGCGGCGTCAATCGAACCCCGGACGAACTATTCGTAGTCCTCGTGGCTCGCGATCCGGACGCGCGTCCCCCCGAACCGACGAACAGCCGCTTCCTTCCGTCGAAGGTGAGGTTCGCCGCCCGGGTGCTGTTCCCCCGATCTGGCAGCGCCACGCTGCCGAGCGTCTCGTTGTTCCGCGAGACGACGAGGTCGAACCCCTTCTGTCGGGGCGCGAGCGAGACGTTCTTGCCCGCGATGACCGGGCCCGCGGTCGCGGGGGCCGAGCGGTAGGCGAGCTGTCGACCCTCGCCCGGTCCGTTGAGATACACCTTGTAGGCGTTGCCGCCGCCGACGACCTGCCAGCCGTTGCGCTTGGCCGCTACCGTCTCGCTCCAGCCGAGCCCGCCGAGCTTGACCACGGACCACCCGTCGAACGCCAGCTCGCTCGCCTGGATTGCGGTGGTCCAGACGTGACGCTCGTCGCTCTCGACGATCACGCCGCTCGCTCGCACCTGGGTCGTCTCCCCGAACGCCGAGACGTCGAACACCGACACCTTCCGGTTCGTGATGTTCTCGGTGTACGTCACCGTGTAGTCGCGGACGGCGACGTCGGCGTCGATCCCGGGCTGGGGACCGGTGCCGGCCCCGGAGGCGAACACCTCCTCGGTCGGTGCGTCGACGGTCGTGAGGTTCACCGGCACGGCGGGCGCGGCGAGCACCGCGAGCGCGAGGGCGATGACGCCCGCCGAGGCTGCACGGCGTCTGATGGTCCCGCCGCGTCCGAGTTCGCCGAGGCGCTCGATGCGCCCGAGGCGCGGAACGTCCGGCCGCGGGAGCGTGAGGCGGTCGGGCGCGGCGACGCTCGCCGCGACCACGAGCGCGAGGCCGAAGACGAGCACCGCGCCGACCGCCCGGAAGAGCACGTACTCGCCGTTGCCGCGGAACCAGTAGACCGCCCAGAGCGACTGGCCGACGGCGAACAGGAGGGTGCCGAGCCAGAGTCGGCCGGGCGGCGGTCGAACCGATCGCCGGCGACAGAGCGCGACGCCGATCAGGATCCCGATGAGGAGGCCGATGGCGTGGGCCTGGATCGCGATCCCGGCCCACCACGGCGTCCCGAACGAGGGTTCGGCGCTCGCCTCGACCACCGGGTTCCGGAGCGCGCGGTACACGAGGCGGACGACGCCCCCGGCCGAGAGCGCGAGCACCGTCGTCACCGGGTAGCGCACCAGCGCGACCCCGGCGAACGCGAACACCACGCCAGAAAAGCCGATCACCGGCCCGATCGAGAACACCGCCACGACCAGGCCGACGGCGACCGCCGCGGCGGGGACGGCGAGCACGCGGGCGAAGGGGTTGGTCCGGAGCGAGGAGAACGTCGACGCGCCGCGCTCGGCCGGGTAGTGGCCCCACGCGTACTCGGCGACGACGCCGAACGTGCAGACGCCGACGAGGTTGCCGATGAGATGGCCTGGCCCGACGTGGGCGAACGACGCGACGCCCATTCCGAGCGGGTAGAGATACGACCACGCCCGAAACGGGAGCACGACCGGCCAGTACCAGCTCCCGAGTCCGTTCTGGACGAACAGGTAGACCCCCAACAGTCCCCCGGCCGTGAGCAGCGTTCCCCACGGGATGCCGGCGAGAAAGCGCGCACGGAGCCGTTCGCCCCACTCACCGCCATCGAGGCGGTAGATGGCCACCAGCGAGATCGCGGCCGCGAGGGGCACCGCGATCCGTGCGAGCGTCTGCCATGGGGCCATGGTCGATCGAAGGACTGCGACGGTTTCACTCTGTCGCGTGCATATGTCGAACGCACGGCTCGATCACGCCCCACCGGTCGTCAGTCGTCAGGTTGAAGCGCACGACGCCGAAGGAGGAGTATGGATCTGCGGGTCATCGAGAGCGAGGACGACGAGCTGTCGATCGAGATCGAGGGCGAGGACCACACGTTCATGAACGTGCTCAAGGGCGCACTGCTCGAAACCTCGGGGGTGATCGCCGCGACGTACGACGTGAACCCCGAACAGTCGGGCGGCCAGACCGACCCCATTCTCACTGTCCGAACCGAGGCCGGCACCGAGCCGCTCGACGCGATCGAAGCCGGGGCCGACCGCGTGAGCGAGATGACGACGACGTTCCGCGACGCGTTTCAGGCGGCCTGAGAGCGCGCTTCGAAGGACGATTTAGCTCGCCGACCGGCGTGTCGACCGAACCAGGCCGATCGCGTCGCTGGCGAGCACGTAGCCGACGATCAGCAACAGACTGCCGAGCGCCGTCATCCAGACCCCGACGATATCGCCGCTCGTGCCGAGCGCCTGCAGCCCGTTCAGCTCGACCACGACCCCGATCGCCGCCGCACACAGCGCCCCGATCGCACGGACGGCGGCCGCACCGAACTCCGTTCCGAGTTCCAACAGCGTCTCCTGCATTATCCACCCTCACTCGACGTGGCCCGAAAGCGGTTGCGTTTCGGGCGGCCGAACCGAAACCGGTTTGCTCGTCACCGGCCCGAACGTCGATATGGGACGATACGGCGATCTGAACTACGCACGACTGACGAAAACCGGCTTCGCCCTGGGTGTCGGTCTGTTCGCGCTCGGGGTCGCCGGTTCCGCGATCGGTCCTGCAATAGCCGGGCCGCTGCCTGGCTGGGA from Halococcus agarilyticus includes:
- a CDS encoding NADH:flavin oxidoreductase/NADH oxidase → MSEDLFAPLELRETSVPNRVMVSPMCQYSCEDRDGLATDWHLVHLGSRAVGGAGIVMTEATAVEARGRISPEDLGIWSDEHGAALAPVASFIEEQGSVPAIQLAHAGRKASKSRPWDGSEPLQPDDGGWETVAPSAAPWPYDDGATATAEMSQADIEDVIDSFGAAAERARDAGFAIAEVHAAHGYLLHEFLSPVTNHREDDYGGSFEDRTRIVREATAAVREVWPDEKPVFVRFSATDWLPDRESWTVEQSVQLADDLANLGVDLIDVSAGGLHPDQELPATGPGYQVPYAERIREESESGVAVGAVGGIESPEQADAIVRNGRADLAILAREHLHDPYFSLHAAETLDRPEGAEPPVQYRRGF
- a CDS encoding alpha/beta hydrolase, which codes for MAELDPQVRQVLDLLDQQRTPPTHGLSVGTAREQHDELFSMLDPQSVGDVQDLTIPGPERPIPVRVYAPDDRSDDAPGVFVTFHGGGWVVGDLDTHDPFCRAVTNAASCLVLSVDYRRAPEHPFPAAVEDCYAAVEWAADYAPDLGGDPERLAVGGDSAGGNLAAAVTLLARDRGGPDLCHQSLIYPAVNSVVGEEFDSYEENGEGYLLERESMKWYDERYIQDDLDARNEYAAPLLARDLSGLPPATVITAGFDPLRDEGIAYAERLEGAGVAVDHEHFPGMIHAFVSMLDVVDRAQDGIETVADGLRAAFDA
- a CDS encoding METTL5 family protein, giving the protein MSSVSALAQRLGVVAGFEDPQVGLEQYPTPPDLAAHLIHVADLQGDVEGRRVVDLGTGTGMLALGAALRGPESVVGVDIDPDPLRTARENERRVGTTADVSWVRADATDAPLRSRAESSAGTDDGSAQDDETPTTVVMNPPFGAQNANEHADRAFLATAARVATVSYSVHNANSSGFVEAFADDNAGKVTRAYGAELDLPRQFEFHDADSRTVDAEVFRIAWD
- a CDS encoding NUDIX domain-containing protein, with the protein product MKIEPLLDELRVHASNGLEYADDPWEEERWERVLALVSEYTGEAVDLPPAEVRERFAEEVGHVTTKVGAEVAVFDGDEVLLLRRADDETWALPGGWVEPGEAPPAAAIRETKEETGLDVEPIELVDVYNRRSGEYGFHGQVNLLYRCRAVGGEIDPSHEALAVEYRRPAGIETWHADHESRVADVLAAR
- a CDS encoding rhomboid family intramembrane serine protease, which gives rise to MAPWQTLARIAVPLAAAISLVAIYRLDGGEWGERLRARFLAGIPWGTLLTAGGLLGVYLFVQNGLGSWYWPVVLPFRAWSYLYPLGMGVASFAHVGPGHLIGNLVGVCTFGVVAEYAWGHYPAERGASTFSSLRTNPFARVLAVPAAAVAVGLVVAVFSIGPVIGFSGVVFAFAGVALVRYPVTTVLALSAGGVVRLVYRALRNPVVEASAEPSFGTPWWAGIAIQAHAIGLLIGILIGVALCRRRSVRPPPGRLWLGTLLFAVGQSLWAVYWFRGNGEYVLFRAVGAVLVFGLALVVAASVAAPDRLTLPRPDVPRLGRIERLGELGRGGTIRRRAASAGVIALALAVLAAPAVPVNLTTVDAPTEEVFASGAGTGPQPGIDADVAVRDYTVTYTENITNRKVSVFDVSAFGETTQVRASGVIVESDERHVWTTAIQASELAFDGWSVVKLGGLGWSETVAAKRNGWQVVGGGNAYKVYLNGPGEGRQLAYRSAPATAGPVIAGKNVSLAPRQKGFDLVVSRNNETLGSVALPDRGNSTRAANLTFDGRKRLFVGSGGRASGSRATRTTNSSSGVRLTPLGHRGERFCATPRRQNS
- a CDS encoding DNA-directed RNA polymerase subunit L, producing MDLRVIESEDDELSIEIEGEDHTFMNVLKGALLETSGVIAATYDVNPEQSGGQTDPILTVRTEAGTEPLDAIEAGADRVSEMTTTFRDAFQAA
- a CDS encoding DUF7860 family protein — its product is MGRYGDLNYARLTKTGFALGVGLFALGVAGSAIGPAIAGPLPGWERTLLVEGEVAGILVAFVSVFGFGIVLPLTE